TCTGTCGAAGATGATTACAGTATCGTTGATCGAATAACCCAAAACTGTAAGGAGTGCCGCGATGAAATCCTGGTTGATTTCCATGCTGAACGGCATCACGTTTTTAAGTAAAGAATAAGCTCCCAAAATTACGATCGAGTCGTGCACCAATGATGCAACCGCACCTGTGGAGAACTGCCATCTCTTGAATCGGAATAAGATATAAAGGAAGATACCGATCAAGGCTATTGCTAAAGCCATGGCACCTCCTGTTTTGATGTCGTCAGCAACCGTAGGCCCTACTTTCACGGAACTTGTGATTCCGAAAGGCGCATCTTCTGAACCTTTGAAAGTTTTAAGGCTGGCATTTGCAGGAAGCATCGGCTTCAAACCGGCAAATAATTTATTTTCTACATCCTGGTCTGCTTCAAGGCTTTCTTCGTTGATTCTGTAGTCGGTTGTAATTTTCAGCTGGTTATCTGTTCCGAAAGTCTTCACATCCAACGCAGATTTTTCGCCTTCATTATTTACAAACTGTTTCTCAAGGGCGTCCTGAGCTGCCAAAGCGTCCACGGGTTTATCAAATTTAACGACATAGCTTCTGCCACCGTTGAAATCAACACCATATTTGAATCCTTGTGTAGCTATTGAGGCCAGACAAATAACAGTAAGAATTGCAGAGAAGATATAAGCATATTTTCTTTTCCCGATGAAATCGAACCAGGTGTGTCTGAAGATATTTTTAGAGAAAGCTGTCCAGACAGAAATATTTTTACCTTTCGCAAGTCTGCTGAAAATCATCACCCTCGTTAAAAGTACGCAGGTAAACATTGACATCAGAATACCGATACCCAAAGTAACTGCAAAACCTTTAATTGGCCCTGTACCAAAAATATAAAGCACAATCGCTGTAAGGAATGAAGTTACGTTACCGTCGATAATTGCCGAAAGCGAGAAATTGAAACCTTCGTTATAGGCTTCCTTGATATTTTTGCCGGCGAACAGTTCTTCTTTCGTCCGTTCATAGACGATTACGTTCGCATCAATCGACATCGCCATCGAGAGTACGATACCAGCAATACCCGGAAGCGTAAGGGTAGCATCCACCGAGTCCATGATTCCCATGAGGAAGAACAGGTTGATGATCATCGCGATTACCGCATAAACACCGGCACCGCCGTAATAAAGAATCAGGTAAACAATGATGATTGCAAATGCGAAAAGGAAGGAGTACAGACCCGCTTTTACAGATTCGGCACCGAGTGAAGGCCCTACAACTTCAGCCTGGACAATTTTTGCACCCGCAGGAAGTTTACCCGCACCCAGAACATTTACCAAATCCTGAGCTTCTGACTGAGAGAAGTTTCCTGAAATCTGAGTTCTGCCGTTTGGAATTTTATTTACAACGTTTGGCGCTGTGTAAACCACGTTATCCAGGGTTACCGCTACTGGTTTGCCAACGTTTTTCTCTGTTAATGTTGCCCAGTCTTTTGCACCTTTGCTGTCCATCTGCATATCTACCACCACTCTGCCAAGCTCGTCGTAGCTGATTGCAGCATTATCTACAGCCCCGTCAACAGGAGCTTTCTGATTGATGTTTCCTCTGATGGCATACAGCACCAAATTATTTTCATCACCCGCTTCAGGTTTGTAACCCCACTGGAACTGGGTGTATTTTATATTGGCTGGCCTCAATCTTTTAGCAATTGGGCTGTTAAGGATCTTGTTTACAACCGCAGTATCGGAAAGCTTTACATTCGCTACACCGTTTGATTTCAAGGTATTGAGCTGAATAAGGTTTTCAAAATTGGTGGTCTTGGCAACACCCATCGAATCACCTTTTGCAGCGATCAAAGCATTGAGCTCCTGGAAATAAGGATAAACTTCCTGAATTTGCTGTACTTCCCAGAACTGAAGTTTTGCAGAAGTCTGAAGCATTTTCTTCACCCTGTCGATGTCTTTCACACCCGGCATTTCTACAGATATCCTTCCTGTTCCAGGTACACGCTGCACGTTGGGCTGCGTAACCCCCATTTTGTCGATACGCGTTCTGATTACTTCATAGGCAGTTCCGGTAGAAAGTTCGATTCTGTTTTTTACGATTTTTCTTACTTCCTCGTCGGTAGTGTTGTACTTAATTTCCGTAAGGTTTGTGTTACCAAAAATCTCCGGATCTGCAAGTTTCAGGTTTGCACCTTTTTCTTTGTTTACCGCATCAAACTGAGTGAAGAAATTGTCGATGTAAGACTTTGTAGAATTTTTCTGCACCTGGTCCGTACGGTTAAGAGCCTCGATCAGGACAGGATTTGCAGAGTAATTGGTAAGGTTGTTTACCAAATCTCTCTGGTTGATCTCTAAAAGTACGTTGATACCGCCCTTCAGGTCAAGACCCAGCTTCATTTCCTTTTCTTTGGCTTTTGAATAATAAAGCTCTGTGAAGCCAAGATTAAGCGTGTCCTTAGAAAGTCTGGCAATTTCTTTCTGGTATTTTACAGGGTCGTTTCCGGCTACGGCTGTCGCCTGCTTTTCAATTTTACTTGAATACCACGTTGGCAGAAGTTCGTTGAGGCAAATAAGCCCCAGAACAATGGCTACCAGTGTAATAAGTCCTTTTCCTTGCATTTTAATTACAACATTAAATTTTAGTCGGCAAATATAACGATTTCCAAACGAATTAAGAATTTTTTAAGAAATGATTTATAAAGATTAAAAAACAGAAAAAATCCCGAATAAACCCGGGATTTTATAAATTTAGTATAGCAGTTTTAACCTCTTGTCAAGTCAAAACTTTCCTTAAATTTTCTGACATCTTTCACCCTTGCCTCTTC
The sequence above is a segment of the Chryseobacterium taklimakanense genome. Coding sequences within it:
- the secD gene encoding protein translocase subunit SecD, encoding MQGKGLITLVAIVLGLICLNELLPTWYSSKIEKQATAVAGNDPVKYQKEIARLSKDTLNLGFTELYYSKAKEKEMKLGLDLKGGINVLLEINQRDLVNNLTNYSANPVLIEALNRTDQVQKNSTKSYIDNFFTQFDAVNKEKGANLKLADPEIFGNTNLTEIKYNTTDEEVRKIVKNRIELSTGTAYEVIRTRIDKMGVTQPNVQRVPGTGRISVEMPGVKDIDRVKKMLQTSAKLQFWEVQQIQEVYPYFQELNALIAAKGDSMGVAKTTNFENLIQLNTLKSNGVANVKLSDTAVVNKILNSPIAKRLRPANIKYTQFQWGYKPEAGDENNLVLYAIRGNINQKAPVDGAVDNAAISYDELGRVVVDMQMDSKGAKDWATLTEKNVGKPVAVTLDNVVYTAPNVVNKIPNGRTQISGNFSQSEAQDLVNVLGAGKLPAGAKIVQAEVVGPSLGAESVKAGLYSFLFAFAIIIVYLILYYGGAGVYAVIAMIINLFFLMGIMDSVDATLTLPGIAGIVLSMAMSIDANVIVYERTKEELFAGKNIKEAYNEGFNFSLSAIIDGNVTSFLTAIVLYIFGTGPIKGFAVTLGIGILMSMFTCVLLTRVMIFSRLAKGKNISVWTAFSKNIFRHTWFDFIGKRKYAYIFSAILTVICLASIATQGFKYGVDFNGGRSYVVKFDKPVDALAAQDALEKQFVNNEGEKSALDVKTFGTDNQLKITTDYRINEESLEADQDVENKLFAGLKPMLPANASLKTFKGSEDAPFGITSSVKVGPTVADDIKTGGAMALAIALIGIFLYILFRFKRWQFSTGAVASLVHDSIVILGAYSLLKNVMPFSMEINQDFIAALLTVLGYSINDTVIIFDRIREYLQDRKALTLENLFNDSISSTLGRTFNTAFMTFLVILAIFILGGENLRGFMFALLLGVGFGTYSTWFIASAVSYDLLKKKGVEGSAKGMQDHKKPEQKK